The Psychrosphaera ytuae genome includes a region encoding these proteins:
- a CDS encoding response regulator has protein sequence MNKRLLVIDDAEDILHLFYTLLTDLGFRDIDLVSTGREAISALRSHRYDLVILDIELPDINGKQVLDTINVEGFDAPVVMCSAHNSVDNVQVTWEMGAKGFLSKPVDPNKLKNLLERIGVYS, from the coding sequence ATGAACAAGCGCCTATTAGTAATCGATGACGCTGAAGATATACTGCACTTATTTTATACGCTTTTGACTGATTTAGGCTTTCGCGACATCGATCTAGTATCGACTGGTCGCGAAGCGATTTCAGCTCTGCGTTCTCATCGATATGATCTCGTCATTTTAGACATTGAACTACCAGACATAAATGGCAAACAAGTCCTTGATACCATCAATGTCGAAGGATTTGATGCGCCTGTAGTTATGTGTTCTGCGCATAATTCAGTCGACAATGTACAAGTAACGTGGGAAATGGGCGCAAAAGGCTTTTTGTCCAAACCGGTCGATCCAAACAAACTTAAAAACCTATTAGAACGAATCGGAGTCTATTCATGA
- the pepE gene encoding dipeptidase PepE, whose product MIHALLLSASKADNTGYLEHAIPLISDFLALNNTTTPLSVIFVPYAGVTITFDEYTQRVKDALSALPLSISGIHEHDDQAGAIKNADVVLVGGGNTFALLDRMYHNDLISVIKDAVASGVKYIGWSAGSNVAGLSIKTTNDMPIVAPPSFDALGLLPVQINPHYTDFVPPGHHGETRQMRLEEFMVLEPNMPVIGIQEGTALHIANNNIDLVGPKSGYLFKGGKKHELAANTRLNEWINR is encoded by the coding sequence ATGATCCACGCCTTGTTACTCAGTGCATCAAAAGCGGACAATACCGGATATCTAGAGCATGCAATTCCGTTAATTAGTGACTTTTTGGCCCTAAATAACACAACCACACCTCTATCCGTTATATTTGTGCCTTATGCAGGCGTGACCATCACTTTTGATGAATATACACAAAGAGTAAAGGACGCACTTTCAGCTCTACCTTTGAGTATTTCTGGCATTCACGAACACGATGACCAAGCCGGAGCAATCAAAAATGCCGACGTAGTGCTCGTGGGCGGCGGTAATACCTTTGCCCTGCTCGATCGAATGTATCATAACGACCTTATAAGTGTGATTAAAGATGCAGTAGCGTCAGGAGTTAAGTACATAGGTTGGAGTGCAGGTTCTAATGTAGCTGGTCTAAGTATCAAGACAACCAATGATATGCCAATCGTAGCTCCGCCCTCTTTTGATGCACTAGGTTTATTGCCGGTTCAAATAAACCCACACTATACTGATTTTGTTCCGCCTGGCCATCACGGCGAGACACGTCAAATGCGTTTAGAAGAATTTATGGTTCTCGAACCTAATATGCCGGTTATCGGAATCCAAGAAGGCACAGCGTTACATATAGCTAATAATAATATTGACCTCGTTGGGCCAAAAAGCGGATATTTGTTTAAAGGTGGTAAAAAACACGAATTGGCCGCAAACACGCGACTAAACGAGTGGATAAACCGTTAA
- the pssA gene encoding CDP-diacylglycerol--serine O-phosphatidyltransferase, giving the protein MNDLINIQNAVRVQAEDIVILNSPRQYKDELKKQIASAKHRIYITALYLQDDDAGREILDALYEAKQKTPSLDIKVFVDAHRARRGLIGEKQSEGNRGLYLKYEELRAESIEIYGVACKTKELFGVLHLKGMVFDDLLFYTGASVNDVYLHQADKYRLDRYYLIENTQLSDSFVNFINEMFVDSGFAPRLNVEEFPEPVELKKRIAQLRKQLVTSQYKVTNKTTDLDPQNSLLIEPLVGFGRRKNELNQKVRRLIQQSQQHITVFTPYFNLPKVLIRDVAKALKRGVKIEITVGDKTANDFYIHDQEKFSTIGIVPYIYEILLVRFAKRWKKYIENGQLVIRLWKHDCNSYHLKGIIVDQRYHLVTGSNINPRAWSLDLENGILIDDTQKALMPRVERELELIYEHTKIVESYQQLETVKDYPLKPQKLLNKLRMTQIDRVLKRLL; this is encoded by the coding sequence ATGAACGACTTAATAAACATTCAAAATGCAGTACGCGTCCAAGCCGAAGATATTGTAATTTTGAATTCGCCTCGTCAATACAAAGACGAACTGAAAAAACAAATCGCTAGTGCTAAACATCGCATTTATATAACGGCGTTATATTTACAAGATGACGACGCTGGGCGTGAGATCCTCGATGCGTTATACGAGGCAAAACAAAAAACACCGTCTTTAGACATAAAGGTATTCGTCGATGCTCATCGTGCTCGCCGTGGCCTCATCGGTGAAAAACAAAGCGAAGGAAATCGCGGTCTATATTTAAAATACGAAGAGCTGCGTGCAGAATCTATCGAAATATATGGCGTCGCTTGTAAAACCAAAGAGCTATTCGGGGTTCTTCACTTAAAAGGGATGGTCTTTGATGATCTACTCTTTTACACCGGAGCTTCGGTTAATGACGTCTATTTACACCAAGCTGATAAATATCGTTTAGACCGCTACTATCTCATCGAAAACACTCAATTAAGTGATAGTTTTGTAAACTTTATCAATGAGATGTTTGTAGACTCAGGTTTTGCTCCACGGTTAAACGTAGAAGAATTTCCAGAACCAGTAGAGCTCAAAAAGCGCATAGCACAATTGCGAAAGCAACTAGTTACCTCGCAATATAAAGTTACGAATAAAACGACTGATTTAGATCCGCAAAACTCATTACTCATTGAACCTTTGGTAGGATTTGGTCGACGTAAAAACGAATTAAATCAAAAAGTTCGTCGTTTGATCCAACAAAGTCAACAGCACATTACAGTGTTTACGCCCTACTTTAACCTTCCTAAAGTGTTGATCCGCGATGTTGCCAAAGCGTTAAAACGCGGCGTAAAAATAGAAATCACAGTCGGTGACAAAACCGCAAACGACTTTTATATTCACGACCAAGAAAAATTTTCAACCATTGGTATTGTGCCCTACATCTACGAAATTCTATTGGTACGATTTGCTAAACGATGGAAAAAATACATCGAAAATGGCCAATTAGTTATTCGCTTGTGGAAGCATGACTGTAATAGCTACCATTTAAAAGGCATTATTGTCGATCAGCGCTATCACTTGGTAACTGGTAGTAACATCAACCCAAGAGCTTGGTCATTAGATCTCGAAAATGGCATTTTGATTGACGACACCCAAAAGGCTTTGATGCCAAGAGTCGAACGCGAGCTAGAACTGATTTACGAACACACAAAAATCGTTGAGAGCTACCAACAGCTCGAAACCGTAAAGGACTACCCGCTCAAACCGCAAAAGTTACTCAACAAATTGCGTATGACTCAAATTGACAGAGTATTAAAACGCCTGCTTTAA
- a CDS encoding RNA methyltransferase, which translates to MDNNAVSICLTNPKSPSNVGGILRAAGCYQIPQILYTGNRYNKAKKHAADTQNNIQSIDMRHVESFLAEKPDDVKLVCIDFAIGATPLPEFEHPKKAFYVFGPEDGSIKQDVVDQADAVVYMPTIGSLNLAAAVNVVLYDRAAKAFGQQTTQQQTELIKASRDVNNRLKTPV; encoded by the coding sequence ATGGACAATAACGCAGTTTCCATTTGTTTAACCAACCCTAAAAGCCCAAGTAACGTAGGCGGCATTTTACGTGCCGCTGGCTGTTATCAAATCCCGCAAATTTTGTACACGGGTAATAGATACAACAAAGCTAAAAAGCACGCAGCCGATACTCAAAATAACATTCAATCAATCGATATGCGTCATGTTGAGAGTTTTTTAGCAGAGAAACCTGACGACGTAAAATTGGTGTGTATTGATTTCGCCATTGGTGCTACGCCACTTCCTGAGTTTGAACATCCCAAAAAAGCGTTTTATGTATTTGGGCCAGAGGATGGCTCAATAAAACAAGACGTCGTAGATCAGGCTGACGCTGTGGTTTATATGCCCACGATAGGCAGTTTGAATTTAGCGGCTGCGGTTAATGTTGTTTTGTACGACAGGGCAGCAAAAGCGTTTGGACAACAAACTACACAACAACAAACCGAACTGATCAAAGCCAGTCGCGATGTAAATAATCGATTAAAAACGCCTGTTTAA
- a CDS encoding NADPH-dependent 2,4-dienoyl-CoA reductase — protein sequence MSYPHLLQPLDLGFTTLKNRVLMGSMHIGLEEQKNGFERLAAFYKERAEGGVGLIVTGGIAPNFAGRVEPRGAQLSHFWHVGKHKKITKAVHEADGKICLQILHTGRYAYHPFSVSASAIKAPISPFKPRALSARGIRKTIKDFANCAKLAKKAGYDGVEVMGSEGYLINQFIAPKTNKRTDEYGGSFENRTRIALEIVRAIRETVGEDFIIIFRLSMLDLVDNGSTFDEVIALAKLLEEAGVTLLNTGIGWHEARIPTIVTSVPRKAFTWISERVRKEVNIPVITTNRINTPEIAEQILADQQADMVSMARPLLADEKFVEKAAKGEADKINTCIACNQACLDHVFKQQQASCLVNPRAGYETELVFKTVVNKKKLAVVGAGPAGMAFSCYAAERGHEVHLFDQSNEIGGQFNIAKTIPGKEEFHETIRYFNNRVKDAGVHLHLGQKQTADSLIEQGFDQVIVATGINPRELNLPGFDHPNVMSYLDVLRDRKEVGKRVAVIGAGGIGFDVSAFLTQPKSHTLDLDAWLDYWGVDKEYQERGAIKEMHDEPVEREVYLMQRKSSKVGGGLGKTSGWVHRTELKRAGVKMLNSVEYKSYSEKGLLIAVNGEEQLLEVDNVVVCAGQLSNNSLADELKAKGQSVEIIGGAYVAAELDAKRAIRQGAELAARI from the coding sequence ATGTCATATCCTCACTTATTACAACCACTTGACCTCGGCTTTACGACCTTGAAGAACCGTGTCCTTATGGGGTCAATGCACATTGGTTTAGAAGAACAAAAAAACGGTTTTGAACGCCTTGCTGCATTTTATAAAGAACGTGCAGAAGGCGGAGTTGGATTAATTGTAACTGGTGGTATTGCACCAAATTTTGCTGGCCGTGTTGAGCCCCGTGGTGCGCAGTTGAGTCATTTTTGGCATGTGGGCAAACATAAAAAAATTACCAAGGCAGTGCACGAAGCTGACGGTAAGATTTGTTTGCAGATTTTACACACCGGCCGTTATGCTTATCATCCATTTAGTGTATCTGCTTCTGCAATTAAAGCGCCTATTTCTCCATTTAAACCGCGTGCTTTGTCGGCTCGCGGCATCAGAAAGACCATCAAAGATTTTGCAAACTGTGCAAAGCTTGCTAAAAAAGCAGGATACGATGGCGTTGAGGTTATGGGCTCGGAAGGGTATTTAATTAACCAGTTTATTGCACCCAAAACCAACAAGCGTACAGATGAATACGGCGGTAGTTTTGAAAATCGAACTCGCATTGCATTAGAGATCGTTAGAGCTATCAGAGAAACTGTCGGCGAAGACTTCATTATTATCTTCCGTTTATCTATGTTGGACTTAGTGGATAATGGCTCGACATTTGATGAAGTTATCGCACTTGCTAAGTTATTAGAAGAGGCGGGTGTTACGCTTCTTAATACCGGCATTGGTTGGCACGAAGCGCGAATTCCGACCATAGTTACATCGGTTCCTCGTAAAGCTTTTACCTGGATCAGCGAGCGTGTACGCAAAGAAGTAAACATTCCAGTCATTACTACTAACCGTATTAATACACCTGAAATTGCCGAGCAAATTTTAGCAGACCAACAAGCTGACATGGTGTCGATGGCTCGTCCACTTCTCGCCGATGAAAAGTTTGTTGAAAAGGCCGCCAAAGGCGAAGCCGATAAAATCAATACTTGTATTGCATGTAATCAAGCTTGCTTGGATCACGTGTTTAAACAACAACAAGCGTCCTGTTTGGTTAACCCAAGAGCCGGTTACGAAACTGAGCTTGTGTTTAAAACTGTCGTCAATAAGAAAAAACTCGCAGTTGTAGGTGCGGGCCCTGCAGGTATGGCGTTTTCGTGCTATGCCGCTGAGCGAGGTCATGAAGTTCATTTGTTTGACCAAAGCAACGAAATTGGTGGGCAGTTTAATATTGCTAAGACTATCCCTGGTAAAGAAGAGTTTCACGAAACTATCCGTTACTTTAATAATCGAGTAAAAGATGCAGGAGTGCATTTGCACTTAGGTCAAAAGCAAACTGCGGACAGTTTAATCGAACAAGGTTTTGATCAAGTAATTGTCGCGACAGGTATTAACCCGCGCGAACTTAACCTACCTGGTTTTGATCACCCTAATGTGATGAGTTATTTAGATGTGCTTAGGGATCGCAAAGAAGTCGGTAAGCGTGTCGCCGTTATTGGTGCAGGCGGCATCGGTTTTGATGTGTCGGCATTTTTGACGCAGCCAAAATCTCATACTTTAGATCTGGATGCGTGGTTGGACTATTGGGGTGTTGACAAAGAATACCAAGAACGTGGTGCAATCAAAGAAATGCACGATGAGCCAGTCGAGCGCGAAGTTTATTTGATGCAACGTAAATCAAGTAAAGTAGGTGGTGGATTAGGCAAAACTTCAGGTTGGGTTCACCGAACTGAATTAAAACGAGCAGGTGTTAAAATGCTTAACTCTGTTGAATACAAATCTTACTCTGAAAAAGGCCTATTAATTGCGGTTAATGGTGAAGAGCAATTATTAGAGGTTGATAATGTGGTTGTTTGTGCAGGTCAATTGTCTAATAACTCTTTAGCTGACGAGCTTAAAGCTAAAGGTCAAAGTGTCGAAATTATTGGTGGGGCCTATGTCGCCGCCGAACTAGATGCTAAACGTGCAATTCGCCAAGGTGCAGAACTAGCCGCTCGCATCTAA
- the sppA gene encoding signal peptide peptidase SppA, whose product MSSEISRNKNWFFDILKACWGVLNFTRKAILNLIFIVLAVLIIGALSFEQKEKPIIFADNSVLELKLVGEIVEEKRFVDPYSEILNDAIGSSSDNPEILITDILNAIDAAAEDDKIVLLHLNLHGLFNSSMTHLQEIGIALKRFKETSGKPIIAYGDYYTQAQYYLAAHADEVVMNPMGSVILEGFGRYQMYYKDALESLKITSHVFRVGTFKSAVEPYLRNDMSDAAKEANEQWLGVLWDQYKSDVSALRNLSEDSFDESLDSLLSKFKAAGGDFSQYALNSKLIDAVMTHQEFDAFVQQKVEQKEPNYIALSDYLDYVDQTIQPIVKDKVAIVVASGTIYDGVRKPGEIGGHSTAELLKMAREDDAVKAVVLRVNSPGGSAFASEIIRNEVLALKQAGKPVIASMSGVAASGGYWISASADEIWASPTTITGSIGIFGMFMTYEKSLQHLGLSTDGVGTTELAGYGPTQALPAKLGDIIQLSIEQGYREFINLVSTERGMTPKAVDQIAQGRVWSGQTAKELGLVDHLGYYDDAILAAAQRAELEDYEIIQITKPMKGFDKIIQELLGLAKVNLGYEPTPSTNQKVMSALKSVLKDTTRWIEFNDPRHMYVYCVQCDIAN is encoded by the coding sequence ATGTCTAGTGAGATCTCCCGAAATAAAAACTGGTTTTTCGATATATTAAAAGCGTGCTGGGGTGTACTAAACTTCACGCGTAAAGCAATTCTCAACCTCATTTTTATCGTGCTCGCTGTATTAATAATAGGTGCTCTTTCGTTCGAACAAAAAGAAAAACCTATTATCTTTGCCGACAATTCTGTTTTGGAACTCAAGCTAGTCGGTGAAATCGTCGAAGAAAAACGTTTTGTTGACCCATATTCAGAGATATTAAACGACGCTATTGGTAGTTCGAGTGACAACCCTGAAATTTTAATCACTGATATTCTAAACGCCATCGATGCTGCTGCAGAAGATGACAAAATCGTACTTTTGCACCTTAATCTGCACGGTTTGTTTAATAGCAGTATGACCCACTTACAAGAAATAGGTATCGCCCTTAAACGCTTCAAAGAAACCAGTGGCAAGCCAATCATTGCCTACGGTGATTACTACACGCAAGCTCAATACTATTTAGCGGCACACGCCGATGAAGTTGTAATGAACCCAATGGGCAGTGTTATATTGGAAGGTTTTGGTCGTTACCAAATGTATTATAAAGACGCGTTAGAGTCCCTTAAGATCACCTCTCATGTATTTCGCGTTGGTACTTTTAAATCCGCGGTAGAGCCATACTTGCGTAACGATATGTCTGATGCAGCAAAAGAAGCTAACGAGCAGTGGTTAGGCGTTTTGTGGGATCAGTATAAGTCTGATGTAAGTGCATTGCGAAACCTAAGTGAAGACAGCTTTGATGAGAGCCTAGACAGCTTGTTATCAAAGTTTAAGGCGGCAGGCGGAGACTTTTCGCAATACGCCCTTAACAGCAAACTGATTGATGCTGTCATGACGCACCAAGAATTCGATGCGTTTGTACAACAAAAAGTCGAACAAAAAGAACCTAACTATATCGCGCTCAGTGATTACTTAGATTATGTAGATCAAACTATTCAACCTATCGTCAAAGACAAAGTCGCCATCGTGGTCGCTAGCGGCACTATTTACGACGGTGTGCGCAAACCAGGCGAAATCGGTGGCCACTCAACTGCAGAGCTTCTAAAAATGGCACGGGAAGATGATGCGGTTAAAGCAGTGGTTTTACGAGTAAATAGTCCGGGTGGTAGCGCGTTTGCGTCAGAAATCATTCGCAATGAAGTTTTGGCATTAAAGCAAGCCGGCAAGCCTGTGATTGCCTCCATGAGTGGAGTAGCAGCGTCCGGGGGCTACTGGATTTCAGCTTCTGCAGACGAAATTTGGGCGTCTCCTACGACAATTACTGGCTCTATCGGTATCTTCGGTATGTTTATGACCTACGAAAAATCTCTACAACACCTAGGCTTGTCCACTGATGGTGTTGGTACCACAGAGTTAGCAGGTTATGGTCCAACCCAAGCTTTACCAGCAAAACTCGGTGACATTATTCAACTAAGTATTGAGCAGGGATATCGCGAATTTATTAATTTAGTATCAACAGAGCGCGGCATGACTCCAAAAGCGGTTGATCAAATCGCTCAAGGCCGAGTTTGGTCTGGACAAACGGCAAAGGAACTTGGCTTGGTTGATCATTTAGGTTATTACGATGACGCTATTTTAGCAGCCGCTCAACGTGCTGAATTGGAGGATTACGAAATCATTCAAATTACTAAGCCGATGAAAGGTTTCGATAAGATCATTCAAGAATTACTGGGATTAGCAAAAGTAAACTTGGGATACGAACCTACCCCATCAACCAATCAAAAGGTAATGAGTGCATTAAAGTCAGTCCTTAAAGACACGACGCGTTGGATTGAGTTTAATGATCCGCGCCATATGTATGTTTACTGTGTACAATGTGATATTGCTAATTAA
- the ansA gene encoding asparaginase, which produces MKKRIYIAYTGGTIGMKKSDHGYIPVAGYISDVVKSLPELFRDEMPEFVINEYCPILDSSNMTPSDWQTIADDIESVYDQFDGFVVLHGTDTMAYTASALSFMFDDLEKPVIITGSQIPLSEIRSDGQANLLNALYLAAHYPIPEVSLFFNNTLYRGNRTTKADSTGFNAFESPNFDPLATAGIQIKVDQGEVNRNPQSKALKVNRIKEQPVGVITLYPGISHKVIANILSQPVNALIVQSYGVGNAPQNEQLIGEILSAHQREILVVNRTQCFRGQVNMDGYATGHVLKDAGALSASDMTLEACLTKLHYVLSLDISYEERRALFSQNLKGELS; this is translated from the coding sequence ATGAAGAAAAGAATTTATATCGCCTACACTGGCGGTACGATTGGTATGAAAAAGTCAGATCATGGTTATATCCCAGTTGCGGGTTATATATCCGATGTAGTTAAAAGCCTACCAGAGCTTTTTAGGGATGAAATGCCAGAGTTTGTCATCAATGAGTACTGTCCGATTCTTGATTCTAGTAATATGACGCCATCGGATTGGCAAACAATCGCAGACGATATCGAATCGGTATATGACCAGTTTGACGGATTTGTCGTGTTACATGGCACAGATACGATGGCTTATACTGCATCGGCACTGTCTTTTATGTTCGACGACCTAGAAAAACCGGTAATTATTACTGGCAGCCAAATTCCGCTCTCCGAGATCCGCTCTGACGGCCAGGCGAACTTGTTAAACGCCCTTTACTTAGCCGCCCATTACCCAATACCTGAAGTGAGTTTGTTTTTTAACAATACGCTTTATCGCGGTAACCGAACGACCAAAGCAGACTCAACGGGCTTTAATGCATTTGAAAGCCCTAATTTCGACCCACTAGCCACCGCGGGAATACAAATCAAAGTTGACCAAGGCGAAGTAAACCGAAACCCGCAATCCAAAGCACTTAAAGTGAATCGGATTAAAGAGCAACCGGTTGGGGTGATAACGCTATATCCAGGGATCAGTCATAAGGTCATTGCAAACATTTTATCGCAACCCGTAAACGCGTTGATTGTGCAAAGTTATGGAGTTGGAAATGCGCCGCAAAACGAGCAGTTGATTGGTGAAATACTGTCAGCCCATCAAAGAGAAATATTGGTGGTCAATCGTACTCAGTGTTTTAGAGGCCAAGTTAATATGGATGGATACGCTACAGGTCACGTATTAAAAGACGCTGGTGCCCTTTCCGCTTCTGACATGACGTTAGAAGCATGCTTGACAAAACTGCATTACGTATTGAGCTTGGATATTAGCTACGAGGAGCGTCGTGCTCTGTTTAGTCAAAACCTCAAGGGAGAGTTAAGTTAG
- a CDS encoding energy transducer TonB, which produces MTRFLFLTSALALSACNSTSVVQDSVIQPIDFVGDKNALEKMWIVSKNDYPIYPTDAARRGISGCVDFSFVIDSEGKAQNIQVIKAIPDSTFINSATKSLKKFRWQPTKSNDGRLPAITTLQLDFSTAPVMKVAECIAGDA; this is translated from the coding sequence ATGACAAGGTTTCTATTTTTGACAAGTGCTTTAGCACTATCAGCATGTAATTCGACTTCTGTCGTTCAGGATAGCGTAATACAACCAATTGATTTTGTGGGCGACAAAAATGCCCTTGAGAAAATGTGGATCGTTTCGAAAAACGATTACCCGATATACCCTACAGATGCAGCTAGGAGAGGCATAAGCGGTTGTGTCGATTTTTCATTTGTGATCGACAGTGAAGGGAAAGCACAAAACATCCAAGTTATTAAGGCTATTCCTGACTCTACTTTTATTAATTCAGCGACAAAATCACTTAAAAAATTCAGATGGCAGCCAACGAAATCAAACGATGGGCGCCTTCCAGCAATTACAACTTTACAGCTTGATTTCAGCACCGCCCCAGTAATGAAAGTTGCGGAATGCATAGCAGGTGACGCATAG
- a CDS encoding energy transducer TonB: MDSSTKQATITSSNQISEIQNGWVQLSFDVSASGDVENIKIIDSYPAGRFDDEAVEALAKWKYKPKVENGVPVKQHNLKVQLDF, from the coding sequence ATGGACAGTTCAACAAAGCAAGCTACCATAACCTCTTCGAACCAAATAAGTGAAATACAAAACGGTTGGGTTCAATTATCTTTTGACGTATCTGCGTCTGGTGATGTTGAAAACATTAAAATTATAGACTCTTATCCTGCCGGAAGATTTGACGATGAAGCAGTTGAAGCATTAGCTAAGTGGAAATACAAACCTAAAGTTGAAAACGGAGTGCCAGTTAAGCAACATAATTTAAAAGTTCAACTTGATTTTTAA